A stretch of the Symmachiella macrocystis genome encodes the following:
- a CDS encoding DUF1553 domain-containing protein has translation MRGIVFLLSVIALAAVPGILHADHSPETLGTLSHLAVAPQQIVLEGPRARTVLIVDGTTANGQKIDVTRDAHFAVLDASVANVAPNGVVRGMADGQTEVVVTVAEKTFHVPVTIHASQVPQLFHFENDIVPLLTRYGCNTSGCHGKAEGQNGFKLSVFGFQPEEDFAALTKENRGRRVSTTMPETSLMLTKASGGVPHGGGIRLRKGSGDYRTLRNWIDAGTPFGNDDAATVAKITVSPIERQLTMQAQQQLRVVATYTDGHEVDVTAHAQFQSNNDALGKVDEFGLVTAGDSPGDVTVMASYMGAVDVFRSLIPRSETITDYPAVTESNFIDPLINDKLRKLNIVPAGPADDATYLRRVYLDVIGTLPTPAESREFLSDSRPNRRALLVDALLARPEYADYQALKWSDLLRVNRLALGHKGAYAYYRWIRDTFRDNKPMDAFAAELVTAAGPMTEAPAAHFYKVAGDAHKRAATFSQVFLGVRIECAQCHHHPQDRWSQTDYYGMHAFFTQPTFQASNLGELLTSSGQEKSVHPRTNQEIFAYPLATPYPKQSTTGDRRERLADWLTDAENPWFARNIANRAWAHFLGRGLVEPIDDFRLTNPPSNPQLLDALAREFVENGYDYQHLIRTITASAAYQRASTVNKTNWRDEQNYSRFLFKRIDAEVLLDAVVQVTGVPEKFAGVAAGYRAIQLWDSQVPHYFLKTFGRPVRATACSCERTAAPTVGQVLHVLNSPEIQEKLSHQGGRIAGMLRSGTDDETFINELSLACFSRPPTEAEQAKLMEHLQGKQGPARQQAAEDIAWSMLNSMEFLFNH, from the coding sequence GTGCGCGGGATTGTCTTTTTGCTCAGTGTGATTGCCCTGGCCGCTGTGCCCGGCATTTTACACGCGGACCATTCGCCCGAGACTCTAGGGACGTTGTCCCATCTGGCAGTCGCCCCCCAACAGATCGTGCTTGAAGGGCCGCGTGCGCGCACGGTCCTGATTGTCGATGGAACCACAGCCAACGGCCAAAAAATCGACGTCACCCGCGATGCGCATTTTGCCGTGCTCGACGCTTCGGTTGCCAATGTCGCCCCCAACGGCGTGGTCCGCGGCATGGCGGATGGGCAAACGGAAGTCGTTGTAACCGTCGCCGAGAAAACGTTCCACGTCCCGGTCACGATACATGCCTCTCAAGTGCCGCAGCTGTTCCATTTCGAAAACGACATCGTCCCGCTGCTCACTCGCTACGGTTGCAATACGTCTGGTTGTCACGGCAAAGCAGAAGGGCAAAACGGCTTCAAACTTTCGGTGTTTGGATTTCAGCCCGAAGAAGACTTTGCAGCGCTGACGAAAGAAAACCGAGGTCGCCGCGTGAGCACGACCATGCCTGAGACCAGTTTGATGCTCACCAAAGCCAGCGGTGGCGTGCCGCACGGCGGCGGAATTCGTCTCCGCAAAGGCTCGGGCGATTATCGCACGCTCCGCAATTGGATCGACGCCGGCACGCCCTTTGGCAACGACGATGCGGCAACCGTTGCCAAAATCACCGTTTCTCCCATTGAGCGTCAATTGACCATGCAGGCGCAACAACAACTGCGTGTTGTAGCAACTTATACCGATGGCCACGAAGTCGACGTGACCGCTCACGCACAGTTTCAATCGAACAACGACGCGCTGGGCAAGGTCGACGAGTTTGGACTGGTGACCGCTGGTGACTCCCCCGGCGACGTAACCGTCATGGCCAGTTACATGGGCGCTGTTGATGTCTTCCGTTCGTTGATTCCTCGTAGCGAAACCATCACCGATTACCCCGCTGTCACTGAATCGAACTTCATCGATCCACTCATTAACGACAAGCTGCGGAAACTGAATATTGTACCGGCCGGTCCGGCGGATGATGCTACATATCTGCGGCGGGTCTATCTGGACGTCATCGGCACCTTGCCGACACCAGCTGAATCCCGCGAGTTTCTGTCCGATTCGCGTCCCAATCGCCGCGCACTTCTGGTGGACGCATTACTCGCGCGTCCCGAATACGCCGATTACCAGGCGCTGAAATGGTCGGACTTATTACGTGTTAATCGTTTGGCTTTGGGGCATAAGGGGGCTTATGCCTATTACCGTTGGATTCGCGATACCTTCCGCGACAACAAACCGATGGATGCCTTTGCCGCTGAATTAGTGACAGCCGCCGGTCCCATGACCGAAGCGCCGGCAGCGCACTTCTATAAGGTCGCCGGAGATGCGCACAAGCGGGCGGCGACATTTTCGCAAGTCTTTTTAGGTGTCCGTATTGAATGTGCACAGTGCCACCACCATCCGCAAGACCGCTGGAGTCAGACAGACTATTACGGCATGCACGCGTTCTTCACGCAGCCAACGTTTCAAGCTTCCAATCTGGGAGAACTGCTGACCAGCAGTGGGCAAGAAAAATCGGTGCATCCCCGCACCAACCAAGAAATCTTCGCCTATCCACTCGCCACGCCCTACCCCAAACAATCCACCACCGGAGACCGCCGCGAACGACTCGCTGATTGGCTGACCGACGCTGAGAACCCGTGGTTCGCCCGTAATATTGCGAATCGTGCCTGGGCGCATTTCCTGGGGCGAGGGTTGGTGGAACCGATCGATGATTTCCGTCTGACGAATCCTCCGTCAAATCCGCAATTGCTCGATGCTCTCGCACGCGAGTTTGTTGAGAACGGTTACGACTATCAGCACCTGATCCGCACCATCACCGCCTCAGCCGCCTATCAACGCGCATCGACGGTCAATAAAACCAACTGGCGGGATGAACAAAACTATTCACGATTCTTGTTCAAACGCATCGATGCCGAAGTCTTGTTGGATGCCGTGGTACAGGTCACCGGCGTGCCTGAAAAGTTTGCCGGAGTCGCTGCCGGTTATCGCGCGATTCAATTGTGGGACAGCCAAGTTCCGCACTATTTCCTCAAAACATTCGGTCGACCAGTGCGTGCAACCGCCTGCAGTTGCGAACGGACCGCGGCGCCGACCGTGGGGCAAGTGCTACACGTTTTGAACTCACCCGAGATCCAGGAAAAACTCTCCCACCAAGGGGGCCGTATCGCTGGTATGCTACGGAGCGGTACGGATGACGAGACGTTTATCAACGAATTGTCACTGGCCTGTTTCAGCCGCCCCCCGACTGAGGCGGAACAAGCCAAGTTGATGGAGCACTTGCAGGGCAAACAAGGCCCCGCGCGGCAACAGGCAGCTGAGGATATTGCTTGGAGCATGTTGAATTCGATGGAGTTTTTGTTCAACCATTGA
- a CDS encoding four helix bundle protein — MDVVEAVYRATSTFPADERFGLTQQLRRAVVSVPSNIAEGQGRKSTNEFIHFLSIAKGSLCEVETQLIITQRLGYLQNELLDQLLTQSDEVGRIMNGLTRSLAKKTKPQIL; from the coding sequence ATGGACGTCGTAGAGGCTGTCTATCGCGCGACTTCGACTTTCCCGGCAGATGAACGATTTGGTCTCACACAACAATTGCGGCGAGCCGTAGTCTCGGTACCATCTAATATCGCTGAAGGACAAGGGAGAAAATCGACAAATGAGTTCATTCATTTTCTCTCGATTGCCAAGGGCTCACTCTGCGAAGTCGAAACACAACTGATCATTACTCAACGACTGGGATATCTACAAAACGAACTGCTGGATCAGCTACTCACCCAATCAGATGAAGTCGGCCGGATCATGAATGGCCTAACAAGATCCTTGGCAAAAAAAACGAAACCACAGATCCTATGA
- a CDS encoding transporter substrate-binding protein yields MDTTGKENPPENDADGDSQSAEAPSPDAGDTKPGTNRDMYQSTISSGIVGDDDGSMQINATPNDKAAIDPQARVGTFVGKYRITKIIGSGGMGVVYAAHDSIISREVAIKFLSGKAAGDDTALKRFVQEARAVGQLQHPNVVGLFEVDQTDGIWYLVMELVDRGTASDLLDSEKTISWQRATRIIADACRGLVAAHEKGLIHRDIKPDNIMLTADGTAKISDFGLAKIEDSAAPTLTQINQVLGTPHYMSPEQCRSSTVDARSDIYSLGATYYDLLTGAPPYAHSTDVMQIMFAQCNEPTPDPGDLANNLPPLCRGIIEQAMAKDPADRYQSAQEMLTDLQILLESSTDSRESLAVAERLSQLSGSRSALRSGLHDPPAGAGRRKFLIASIISLLTVAVLCIPFILLRGKHTEIDSNAAPGVVPPVVPEGPPIKIGILHSLSGTMALSESGVVDAMLLAVEELNNNGGVLGRPVEAVVADGESNDAAFKKAAEQLINKDEVVTIFGCWTSSSRKQVKSVVEEHSHLLIYPLQYEGLEQSPNIIYTGAAPNQQILPAVQWAYAFQKRRRFFIVGSDYVFPRAAGAIVTDELQEMGLEPVGEAYVPLGHSEFSEIASQIAESKADVILNMINGESNVHFFHALRIAGIHSEDVPTISFSIAEPELRALNTSEMEGDFAAWNYFHSLDTPANEEFVAKFQKKYNATRLISDPMETGYFSIFLWAKAVEQAGTTDVAVIRAAMLEQSLAAPEGEVRIDPETGHTWQPFLIGQVNDKGRFEIVWNSPKAIAPEPFPDTRTRKEWEQFLDELKTGWNGQWSAPAD; encoded by the coding sequence ATGGATACGACCGGAAAAGAGAATCCTCCAGAAAACGACGCGGATGGTGATTCCCAAAGCGCTGAGGCTCCCAGCCCGGACGCTGGAGATACCAAACCAGGCACGAATCGTGATATGTATCAGTCGACAATCTCTTCGGGGATAGTCGGTGATGACGACGGCTCGATGCAAATCAATGCCACGCCCAACGACAAGGCGGCGATCGATCCGCAAGCCCGCGTGGGCACCTTTGTGGGCAAATACCGTATTACGAAAATCATCGGCAGCGGCGGCATGGGCGTTGTCTACGCTGCACATGACTCGATCATCAGTCGCGAAGTCGCCATCAAATTTCTCTCGGGCAAAGCAGCGGGTGACGACACCGCGCTGAAACGTTTCGTGCAAGAGGCACGGGCAGTGGGACAACTACAACATCCCAACGTGGTGGGGCTATTCGAAGTCGACCAAACGGACGGCATTTGGTATCTGGTGATGGAACTGGTGGACCGGGGGACCGCCTCGGACTTGCTCGATTCGGAAAAGACAATCTCGTGGCAACGGGCCACACGAATCATTGCCGATGCTTGTCGAGGCTTGGTCGCCGCCCACGAAAAAGGGTTGATTCACCGCGATATCAAACCGGATAACATTATGCTCACCGCCGACGGAACGGCGAAGATATCGGATTTTGGATTAGCGAAAATCGAAGACAGCGCCGCGCCGACGTTGACACAAATCAACCAAGTGCTGGGTACGCCGCATTATATGAGTCCCGAACAATGTCGCAGTTCCACCGTGGATGCGCGGAGCGACATTTATTCGTTGGGGGCGACCTATTATGACTTGCTGACCGGCGCGCCCCCCTATGCACATTCCACGGACGTGATGCAAATCATGTTCGCGCAGTGCAACGAACCGACTCCCGACCCGGGAGATCTTGCCAATAATTTGCCACCGCTGTGCCGCGGGATCATCGAACAGGCAATGGCTAAGGATCCCGCCGACCGTTATCAGTCCGCCCAGGAAATGCTAACGGACCTGCAAATTTTACTCGAGAGTTCGACTGATAGCCGCGAATCACTGGCTGTCGCGGAACGACTGTCCCAGCTCAGCGGCAGCCGATCCGCCCTCAGGTCTGGACTCCATGACCCGCCCGCTGGTGCCGGACGCCGCAAGTTTCTGATTGCCAGTATTATCAGCCTGCTCACGGTGGCTGTGTTATGTATTCCGTTTATTCTACTGCGGGGCAAACATACCGAGATTGATTCCAACGCAGCGCCGGGCGTTGTCCCGCCGGTGGTTCCCGAGGGACCGCCGATCAAAATCGGGATTCTGCACTCTCTGTCCGGAACAATGGCGCTCAGTGAAAGCGGTGTCGTCGACGCCATGTTGCTGGCTGTGGAGGAATTGAATAACAATGGTGGTGTACTAGGCCGCCCCGTAGAAGCGGTGGTCGCCGACGGAGAGTCGAACGATGCGGCTTTTAAAAAAGCGGCCGAACAGCTGATCAATAAAGATGAAGTCGTAACGATTTTTGGCTGTTGGACCTCCTCCAGTCGCAAACAGGTCAAATCAGTAGTTGAAGAACACAGCCACTTATTGATCTATCCCTTGCAATATGAAGGGTTGGAGCAATCGCCGAACATCATCTACACCGGCGCCGCCCCGAACCAGCAAATTCTCCCGGCGGTGCAATGGGCCTATGCGTTTCAGAAACGGCGGCGGTTCTTTATCGTGGGGTCTGATTATGTCTTCCCCCGCGCCGCCGGCGCAATCGTGACCGATGAGTTGCAGGAGATGGGACTCGAACCGGTCGGCGAAGCCTACGTTCCGCTGGGGCATTCGGAGTTTAGCGAGATCGCTTCGCAAATTGCCGAATCCAAGGCCGATGTTATTTTGAATATGATCAACGGTGAAAGCAACGTCCACTTCTTCCATGCATTGCGTATTGCGGGCATCCACTCGGAGGACGTGCCGACCATTTCGTTTAGCATCGCTGAACCGGAACTCCGCGCCCTCAACACCAGCGAGATGGAGGGGGACTTCGCCGCTTGGAACTATTTCCACTCGCTGGACACACCGGCGAATGAGGAATTCGTCGCCAAGTTCCAAAAGAAATACAACGCGACACGACTGATTTCCGATCCGATGGAGACCGGTTATTTCAGCATCTTCCTCTGGGCAAAAGCCGTGGAACAAGCAGGAACCACCGATGTCGCTGTAATCCGCGCTGCTATGCTCGAGCAAAGTCTGGCTGCTCCCGAAGGGGAAGTTCGCATCGACCCCGAAACCGGGCATACATGGCAGCCGTTTCTAATCGGCCAAGTCAATGACAAAGGCCGGTTCGAAATAGTCTGGAACTCCCCCAAAGCCATTGCTCCGGAACCCTTTCCGGACACCCGTACGCGGAAAGAATGGGAGCAATTCTTAGACGAACTGAAGACCGGGTGGAACGGCCAATGGTCGGCGCCGGCGGACTGA
- a CDS encoding DUF1501 domain-containing protein: MGRSRFCDGVRRRDMLTIGAAGMFGAGLSMPQMLQLQAAAAEQGKSTDDISLIILFLQGGISTIDTWDMKPNAPAEFRGEFDPIATSVPGIQLCEHLPHLAQQMDKFSLVRSFAHRNSSHGHADHFILTGYHPTPAFDSKLKPNNEKPSHGSVIAKKLGPRGSVPAYVALPKMHNSGGGAFLGSDADPFTVAADPNTPNFAVRDLAPPLTVPASRLGHRRDLLATVDRYQSSAEVAANQSARALSTFQQRAFDLMTSPETKRAFDIGDESKKLRDEYGRHTLGQSCLMARRLVEAGVRCVLVHHSDWDTHNDNFHMLKNRLLPKLDTGMSTLFRDLSDRGMLENTFVLVTGEFGRTPRINKDAGRDHWGPSTSLAMGGGGMTNGIVVGDSGPRAERPVTNPYGPKDLAATIYHSLGISPETIFHTPEGRPMPIVPHGGKVIGELFS, translated from the coding sequence ATGGGTCGATCACGATTTTGCGATGGGGTTCGTCGGCGGGATATGTTGACGATCGGCGCCGCCGGGATGTTTGGCGCTGGCTTGTCGATGCCGCAGATGTTGCAGCTCCAAGCGGCCGCCGCAGAACAGGGAAAATCGACCGATGACATTTCGTTGATCATTCTGTTCCTGCAAGGTGGAATTAGCACAATCGACACCTGGGACATGAAGCCCAATGCGCCCGCCGAATTTCGCGGCGAATTCGATCCCATCGCGACCAGCGTGCCGGGCATTCAGCTCTGCGAACATCTGCCTCATCTCGCCCAGCAGATGGACAAATTTTCCCTCGTCCGCAGTTTCGCGCATCGCAACTCCAGCCATGGACATGCCGACCATTTCATTCTCACCGGCTACCACCCGACACCGGCGTTTGATTCCAAACTCAAGCCAAACAATGAAAAGCCCTCGCACGGCTCGGTGATTGCCAAGAAGCTCGGTCCCCGCGGCTCGGTTCCCGCTTATGTCGCTTTGCCCAAAATGCACAACAGTGGCGGCGGCGCGTTTTTGGGTTCCGATGCCGACCCGTTCACCGTAGCGGCCGATCCCAACACGCCGAACTTTGCCGTCCGCGATTTGGCGCCCCCGCTCACCGTCCCCGCCTCGCGATTAGGACACCGCCGCGATCTGCTGGCAACGGTGGATCGTTATCAATCCTCGGCCGAAGTTGCCGCCAATCAGTCCGCCCGCGCTTTAAGCACATTCCAACAACGAGCATTTGATTTGATGACCTCGCCGGAAACCAAACGTGCCTTCGACATCGGCGATGAATCTAAAAAACTCCGTGACGAATACGGTCGGCACACGCTGGGCCAATCTTGTCTGATGGCCAGACGGCTGGTTGAAGCGGGGGTGCGTTGCGTGCTGGTGCATCACAGCGATTGGGATACGCACAACGACAATTTCCATATGCTAAAAAACCGGTTGTTGCCCAAGCTCGATACGGGAATGTCGACGCTGTTTAGGGATCTGTCGGATCGTGGGATGTTAGAAAATACATTCGTGCTCGTCACAGGCGAATTCGGCCGCACGCCGCGGATTAATAAAGATGCCGGCCGCGACCACTGGGGCCCCAGCACCTCCCTGGCCATGGGTGGCGGAGGCATGACCAACGGCATCGTCGTCGGCGATTCCGGCCCCCGCGCCGAACGCCCCGTCACCAACCCCTACGGCCCCAAAGACCTCGCAGCCACAATCTATCACAGCCTGGGCATCTCCCCAGAGACGATCTTCCACACCCCCGAAGGCCGCCCCATGCCGATTGTTCCACACGGGGGGAAGGTGATTGGGGAGTTGTTTTCGTAG